In Sesamum indicum cultivar Zhongzhi No. 13 linkage group LG8, S_indicum_v1.0, whole genome shotgun sequence, the sequence cttttatttttttgaaaaagaaaagaaatagaataaaGATATAGTTGACAGTTCATATATCCAtccaaaaattgcataatttaataaaaaaataaaaaatattaataatttttcaaacaaagagaattattcataaatatgcCAAATCTCAGTAAAGtttgattgtaattttaccCTAAATTACTATTTGGTACACATTATTGAGACGGATTTTCGCTgcaaattttgttttggtaAGAAATAAGAAGTCCACACGCTGGGTTATTGCCTTTTGACTGAAATATCCAAACCCAAACACCCAAACACAAccaattacaattttaaccTACGACTGTTGGACAGTCTTCTAAACTCCCCGATGGATCGGAATTTGAAATAGTTTACCAAGTCATCCGATCCCAACAAACACCTCCACGTGTATACCGAACACTGAATTCTTGATTTCTGCAGGTCTTATCCCTACCTACATGTAAGTACTCTCTCCCCATTCTTGATCAAGATTCTTGCTTCCTATCACATGTATTACCCCTCATTAACATGACTGTTAAAGGCGGCACGACCCCGGCCTGCGCTGCGTGCAAGTACCAACGGCGAAAGTGCACCCCCACTTGCCCCCTCGCCCCATATTTCCCTGCCAACCAGCCTAAGATGTTCCAAAACGTGCACCGTTTGTTCGGAGTGTCCAACATTACCAAAACGATCAACAACTTGAAGACTAAGGACCAGAGAGAGGATGCTAtgaagtccatcatatatgaGGCTGAAATGCGAGAAAGGTTTCCTGTTTATGGTTGTTCCGTGATCATATGCCAGCTCCGTCTCCAGCTGCAGTATGCCCTTGAAGAGCTTAGATACGTTCACGCTAAGCAGGTGGATCATCATCCTTCAGAATGCTGGCCTTCGGCACAATTGGAATTCGGCTCGTGCTTGAGCAGTGACATGCCAACGGCGTTCCAGAGACCGTCGGTTGGCAGTGAAACGCCTTATGGAGTCAaccaatttttcttgaatgaCTGTAGTGGCTTTTACGCTGAGTCGTCACCGGATAGTCTGCCTAGGCCGTTACTTGGTTTCGAGCCTTGTTCCGATACGATGAGCAATAACAACTTGACCGCGGTTCAAGCACAGATGGAATCAATCAGCATCCAACAAGAGAGGAATGCGTTCTTTCAGGATTTCCAAGGCATGCCGTTTAATACAACTATTGATGACAGACAGTCTTATATTGAAACTAAGGATGCATTTGAATCTAGGTACATATTTTCCTCTTCACATCCATTCTTTTTTCAAGAACAATATGcatatttttctccaaatttatgattatatatatactgattTGGCATGAAAATTTCATGAGCAGCTCAGAGTCGTCGTTAAAGGATACAACACAATCGGTGGAGCAGATCTCCCAGAGGGACCTCAAGACTGCGGCAGCGGGCTTCAGTCTCACTACAGTGAATTAGAATGACAGGAAACTGTTTTTTGAGTTTCTGATAGGGTTTTCCGTTCTAGCTCTCTTCTTTTTGTCATAGTTTTGGTGGGACATTCTTAAATTTTGGGCTAGTTTCCTAGTACCTGTACATTCTGAGATCTGTAtcacatttttaataaatcacaattttcattttttttttcaactgaAGCAGAGAACGGAATGGGTAGTATActatatatcaagaaattaaagGGACGTCAAAATAGTTCCTAAAAGCAAATTGTCAAACATAGAGCGAGTAGTGAACGCTGTATTATACGTACGgcattattaattttactacTCAAAAGTACGTACAAAATATTGGCAAAAAATACGGTGATGGCAAATATATGTACGTAGTACGTACCCTTGATATGTACGTGTGTAcagtatttaataataaaaagtagaaaagataaaattgacaaaatctACTCataatgtttgaatttattttctgagtgttttgttgtattttgtggagatagagagagaaaaacaaagataaataagtgtgtgttagaaataatatgtatgtttggatttatttttggagataatttaaaataagtatggtatgtttaatgctgtgttttgggagacaaaaattattattcattatcaaatcattgtcaaatcatgtctttttatatatacttatgtatatatatgtgtgtatatatatatatgtatttatttatgctaaaacaatTTAAACCATTTAGATAAGGTGTTTCTGGatgatgacaaacattgagtatgttttgagataacttaaaaatgaaaacaaacatagtgactatatttttatagataactgacaaattaaaaatataatattaccatgtatgaatcaattatatttatatggaaGTTGGAATTTTGAAATGCACAAAGAATTTGTTGCCAACTTGCCATATAGATTTGGATTCTATCCAACTTCTCAGCcgttatttttcaattttttttaaattatgtacgTGCACATTTTATACCTAAGAAATGCATTTTAACCAATAGAGTTATCAAATAGTTAGCAATAGGAGTgacagatgagtcgagccggctcgcgagtttttttatttttatatatatttttatttttaaaatttttatataattaatttcatatttaatactttattaattttatactcaaaattgattatatattataattattaatcaatttcatacattttattttgaataataataaattatgatacttttatttatacatttaatctttatataaaaataaatttaatcaacaacttagtaaattataatatttttttaattaaaattattattgaatatgacacacataaattttatgttatactttaatatatatttgtattatgttatactttttttaattgacgggtaattcacttatgatatttttatcaatttctgagttttagatttatatcaaaatacatactatgcattatgcaatctattttattccttataaatttatgtcgaaatttagtgattcctatgaattaatctaaaagtaatgatt encodes:
- the LOC105167739 gene encoding uncharacterized protein LOC105167739; translated protein: MPTAFQRPSVGSETPYGVNQFFLNDCSGFYAESSPDSLPRPLLGFEPCSDTMSNNNLTAVQAQMESISIQQERNAFFQDFQGMPFNTTIDDRQSYIETKDAFESSSESSLKDTTQSVEQISQRDLKTAAAGFSLTTVN